In Methanophagales archaeon, one DNA window encodes the following:
- a CDS encoding NTP transferase domain-containing protein produces the protein MKAVILAAGEGKRMRPLTYVRPKVMLPIAGKPIIEHLIEEVKAVGITRFIIVVGYHDETIRGYFSNGADWGIDIQYVTQKKQLGTADALLKVENLINDAFLVLNGDAIVNAIDIKRVVEAGKGVTITLGVIDRENPGEYGVVEIEGDRIVKIHEKMPRPPTNTINAGVYLLNESVFGALKATERSKRGEFELTDSLQLLIDSGEPVFWTRIEHWLDVSYPWDLLRANETMMEGEGIRPVIRGELEDNVELRGKVVVGEGTSIKCGTYIEGPVIIGPNCEIGPNCYIRAKTAIGKNCHIGNAVEIKNSIIMDNTKIPHLSYVGDSVIASHCNLGAGTKIANLRFDEASVKAAGMDTGRRKFGAILSDGVKTGINACIDAGTIIGNNTLIGPGALASGYIKENSYIF, from the coding sequence ATGAAAGCAGTGATTCTTGCAGCAGGCGAGGGCAAGCGGATGCGCCCTCTTACTTACGTCCGCCCGAAGGTGATGCTACCAATAGCGGGTAAGCCAATAATAGAGCATCTAATAGAGGAGGTGAAAGCAGTTGGAATCACCAGATTTATCATTGTTGTTGGGTATCATGACGAAACCATACGTGGTTACTTCTCTAACGGTGCTGATTGGGGCATAGACATCCAGTATGTAACGCAGAAGAAGCAGCTTGGCACTGCCGACGCACTATTGAAGGTGGAGAATCTAATTAACGACGCGTTCCTCGTGCTTAATGGCGATGCGATAGTAAATGCCATCGATATAAAGCGAGTAGTGGAAGCAGGTAAAGGCGTCACAATTACACTTGGTGTAATTGACAGGGAGAATCCCGGTGAGTATGGAGTGGTTGAGATAGAAGGCGACCGGATAGTGAAGATACATGAGAAGATGCCCAGACCACCCACAAATACCATAAATGCCGGTGTATATCTCCTTAATGAGTCAGTGTTCGGTGCACTGAAGGCGACAGAGCGTTCAAAGAGGGGCGAATTTGAACTTACCGACTCCTTACAGTTGCTTATTGACTCAGGTGAGCCAGTTTTTTGGACCAGGATAGAACACTGGTTAGATGTCAGCTATCCATGGGATTTGTTACGTGCAAACGAAACTATGATGGAGGGTGAGGGTATAAGACCCGTTATCAGAGGTGAATTGGAAGATAACGTGGAGCTGAGAGGCAAAGTGGTAGTAGGTGAAGGAACGAGTATAAAATGTGGCACTTATATCGAAGGTCCTGTTATTATCGGTCCTAACTGTGAGATCGGTCCTAACTGCTACATCCGTGCTAAGACCGCAATTGGCAAGAACTGCCATATAGGCAACGCCGTTGAGATAAAGAATTCCATTATCATGGACAATACGAAGATACCCCATCTCTCCTATGTCGGTGATTCGGTTATTGCATCACATTGTAACCTTGGTGCGGGCACGAAGATTGCGAACCTCAGATTTGACGAGGCATCAGTAAAAGCAGCGGGCATGGATACTGGCAGGAGGAAGTTCGGTGCGATATTAAGTGATGGTGTAAAGACAGGAATAAATGCCTGTATTGATGCCGGTACGATCATTGGTAATAACACGCTTATCGGTCCCGGTGCTCTTGCTTCTGGTTATATAAAAGAGAATTCGTATATATTCTAA